The following coding sequences lie in one Myxococcaceae bacterium JPH2 genomic window:
- a CDS encoding winged helix-turn-helix transcriptional regulator, producing the protein MSTRLPPFFEENSTPVSERIGQALSKIGLALKHQSWTQANAQGLSPTQGQILATLAEGPLSGSELSARLGLSLPTISDSVKALVEKGLVTKSPDPRHPRASLVSLTSPGGAAARKSKAWPEFLADAVGTLSPPEQEVFNAGLLKMIRMLQEEGHISAHRMCITCTHFRPRVHPGALPHHCALVDAPLADRHLRGDCPEQEEAPEPLRTQNWQRFSQTP; encoded by the coding sequence ATGTCGACTCGCCTGCCGCCTTTCTTCGAAGAGAACTCGACGCCGGTGTCGGAGCGGATTGGTCAGGCGTTGAGCAAGATTGGGTTGGCGCTGAAGCACCAGAGCTGGACGCAGGCCAACGCGCAGGGGCTGTCCCCCACGCAGGGGCAGATTCTGGCCACCCTCGCGGAGGGACCGCTGAGCGGCTCGGAGTTGAGCGCGCGTCTGGGATTGTCCCTGCCCACCATCAGTGACTCGGTGAAGGCCCTGGTTGAGAAGGGATTGGTGACCAAGTCGCCGGACCCTCGCCATCCCCGAGCGAGCCTGGTGTCCCTCACGTCTCCAGGTGGTGCCGCGGCGCGCAAGTCGAAGGCGTGGCCCGAGTTCCTCGCGGACGCCGTGGGCACGCTCTCGCCTCCCGAGCAGGAGGTCTTCAACGCGGGGCTGCTGAAGATGATCCGCATGCTCCAGGAAGAGGGCCACATCTCCGCCCACCGCATGTGCATCACCTGCACGCACTTCCGGCCTCGGGTGCACCCGGGCGCGCTCCCGCATCACTGCGCGCTCGTGGATGCGCCGCTGGCGGATCGCCACCTGCGTGGAGATTGTCCGGAGCAGGAGGAGGCCCCCGAGCCCCTCCGCACCCAGAACTGGCAGCGCTTCAGCCAGACGCCCTAG
- a CDS encoding protogloblin ApPgb produces the protein MNSIPGYTYGSSAVARSPVSLADFALMQQSVLFGEEDVKYLRMSRAVVADQVEAILDVWYGFVGANAHLLASFTGKKDGKPLGDYLAGVRKRFGMWILDTARAEYDQAWLDYQHEMGLRHHRTKKNQTDGAASTDIVPFRNLFALIFPVTFTLKPFLARQGHGPEEVEKMHAAWVKSCLLQVTLWSHPYVKDGDF, from the coding sequence ATGAACAGCATTCCCGGCTACACGTATGGCTCGTCGGCGGTTGCGCGGTCCCCCGTTTCGCTCGCGGACTTCGCGCTCATGCAGCAGAGCGTGTTGTTCGGCGAGGAGGATGTGAAGTACCTGCGCATGTCGCGGGCCGTGGTGGCGGACCAGGTCGAGGCCATCCTGGACGTCTGGTATGGCTTTGTCGGAGCGAATGCGCACCTGCTCGCGTCCTTCACCGGGAAGAAGGATGGAAAGCCCCTGGGAGACTACCTCGCGGGCGTGCGCAAGCGCTTCGGGATGTGGATCCTCGACACCGCGCGGGCGGAGTACGACCAGGCGTGGCTCGACTACCAGCATGAGATGGGATTGCGGCACCACCGCACGAAGAAGAACCAGACCGACGGCGCGGCCTCGACGGACATCGTCCCCTTCCGCAACCTCTTCGCGCTCATCTTCCCGGTCACCTTCACGCTCAAGCCCTTCCTCGCCAGGCAGGGCCATGGCCCGGAGGAAGTGGAGAAGATGCACGCGGCCTGGGTGAAGTCCTGCCTGCTCCAGGTCACCCTCTGGAGCCACCCCTACGTGAAGGACGGCGACTTCTAG
- a CDS encoding SRPBCC family protein, with the protein MDIDRAAPVIVAEEIHIAASPSRVWELLTDIDRWPTWNPDISTAVLSGPVAVGASFRWTTAGLAIVSTFGEVEVGKRLGWSGDTQGITGVHVWNLEPGDAAGRTCVVRTQESWNGTGVRESADALRGMLSAAITSWLGHLRARAEAAAS; encoded by the coding sequence CCCGTCATCGTCGCCGAGGAGATTCACATCGCCGCTTCGCCCAGCCGTGTCTGGGAACTGCTCACGGACATCGACCGGTGGCCCACCTGGAACCCCGACATCTCGACCGCCGTGCTGAGCGGTCCCGTGGCGGTGGGCGCGTCGTTCCGCTGGACGACCGCGGGGCTCGCCATCGTCTCGACCTTCGGCGAGGTCGAGGTCGGAAAGCGGCTCGGCTGGTCGGGAGACACGCAGGGCATCACGGGCGTCCACGTCTGGAATCTCGAACCCGGTGATGCGGCGGGGCGCACGTGTGTCGTCCGTACTCAGGAGTCATGGAACGGCACGGGGGTTCGCGAGTCCGCGGACGCCCTGCGGGGAATGCTCTCGGCGGCCATCACCTCGTGGCTCGGTCACCTCCGAGCCCGGGCCGAGGCCGCCGCGTCGTGA
- a CDS encoding MarR family transcriptional regulator: protein MPVAKSEAASLLTDSVLWVCRLAGGFMDAAARIAVPAGLTAASWKVLGATLEEPRTVAEIGRNMGLARQSVQRLADILVSEGRAPYLDNPAHRSARLLTPTRAGRAAMDRPRERQSRWANAVSEGLGKKALAQCRATLRGLVERTEQVEAEARESD, encoded by the coding sequence ATGCCCGTCGCGAAGAGCGAAGCCGCGTCCCTCCTGACCGACAGCGTCCTCTGGGTGTGCCGGCTCGCGGGCGGCTTCATGGATGCCGCCGCGCGCATCGCCGTCCCCGCGGGGCTGACGGCCGCGAGCTGGAAGGTGCTGGGGGCCACGTTGGAGGAGCCGCGCACCGTCGCGGAGATTGGCCGCAACATGGGGCTCGCGCGCCAGAGCGTCCAGCGGCTGGCGGACATCCTGGTCTCGGAGGGGCGGGCCCCCTATCTCGACAACCCCGCGCACAGGTCGGCGCGGCTGCTGACTCCGACGCGCGCGGGCCGCGCCGCCATGGACCGGCCGCGGGAGCGCCAGTCCCGCTGGGCCAACGCGGTGAGCGAGGGGCTGGGCAAGAAGGCACTCGCGCAGTGCCGAGCGACCTTGCGCGGGCTCGTCGAGCGGACGGAGCAGGTCGAGGCCGAGGCGCGGGAATCGGATTGA
- a CDS encoding alpha/beta hydrolase — MQGWQQGRVWTRGMFVVLALLASRSWAAVVREDFLVPGEPGIRLSVREVRDPSVRGKALPPVILLHGARIPGWASFDLPVEGGSLAQDLARAGHAVYVMDARGYGGSTRPQAMSVPAAGPTLVRSHEVVQDLDAVVAWVKRRTRAPQVALVGWATGGHWAGMYASLHPEQVSHLLMLNALYAGSAQHAMLGRGTDFEDPQRPGQFNTEGLQAYRWNTAASLLGVWDRSIPVEDKSQWRSPEVAAAIQREALASDPLANTRTPPAFRAPSGALEDSFYLATGRQLWDAAPITARVLIVRSEKDFWSRPEDVSRLQEHLAHAAQVKAVTLPGATHFVHLDRPEKGRDLLLAETLRFLSEGSSPRGP, encoded by the coding sequence ATGCAGGGGTGGCAGCAGGGCAGGGTGTGGACGCGCGGGATGTTCGTGGTGCTCGCGCTGCTGGCGAGCAGGTCCTGGGCGGCGGTGGTGCGTGAGGACTTCCTCGTGCCGGGCGAGCCTGGCATCCGGCTCTCCGTGCGCGAGGTGCGCGACCCCTCGGTGAGGGGGAAGGCGCTGCCACCGGTCATCCTGCTCCACGGCGCGCGCATTCCGGGCTGGGCCTCGTTCGACCTGCCCGTCGAGGGAGGCTCGCTCGCCCAGGACCTCGCGCGTGCGGGGCACGCGGTCTACGTGATGGATGCCCGAGGGTACGGTGGTTCCACCCGGCCTCAGGCGATGAGCGTCCCCGCGGCGGGGCCGACGCTGGTTCGCTCTCACGAGGTCGTGCAGGACTTGGACGCGGTGGTGGCGTGGGTGAAGCGCCGCACGCGAGCCCCCCAGGTGGCGCTCGTGGGCTGGGCCACGGGAGGCCACTGGGCGGGCATGTACGCGAGCCTCCATCCGGAGCAGGTCAGCCACCTGCTCATGCTCAACGCGCTGTACGCGGGGAGCGCTCAGCACGCGATGCTCGGGCGGGGCACGGACTTCGAGGACCCCCAGCGGCCCGGTCAGTTCAACACCGAGGGCCTCCAGGCCTACCGCTGGAACACGGCGGCTTCGCTCCTGGGGGTGTGGGATCGCTCCATCCCCGTCGAGGACAAGTCGCAGTGGCGCTCGCCCGAGGTGGCCGCGGCCATTCAGCGCGAGGCCCTTGCGAGCGACCCGTTGGCGAACACGCGGACTCCGCCCGCGTTCCGCGCGCCCTCGGGGGCGCTGGAGGACAGCTTCTACCTCGCCACGGGTCGGCAGCTCTGGGATGCCGCCCCCATCACCGCGCGCGTCCTCATCGTGCGCTCGGAGAAGGACTTCTGGAGCCGGCCCGAGGACGTCAGCCGGCTCCAGGAGCACCTGGCGCACGCGGCCCAGGTGAAGGCCGTCACGCTTCCGGGGGCGACGCACTTCGTGCACTTGGACCGCCCCGAGAAGGGACGGGACCTGTTGCTCGCGGAGACCCTCCGCTTCCTCTCGGAGGGCTCCTCGCCGCGCGGACCGTGA
- a CDS encoding YdcF family protein has product MTSGVASGVWVRRGLVALVAAVLGILALSHFVRQRYEDRIVPLSGAPQAPVALVFGAGLAPGAVPSPVLAQRLDAAIALWRQGKVEALLVSADSSAPFHDETRAMRRYLLERGVPDTAVMGDEAGLSTYDSCLRAHTVFGARRALLVTQRFHLSRALFIANSVGIDAWGVAADEGRPTPWRYTLRETLSRVLALSMVLLEVEPTFPAGGASPTPPR; this is encoded by the coding sequence ATGACGTCTGGCGTGGCGAGCGGGGTCTGGGTGCGAAGGGGGCTCGTCGCCCTGGTCGCAGCGGTGCTGGGCATCCTGGCGCTGTCGCATTTCGTGCGGCAGCGCTACGAGGACCGCATCGTGCCGCTCTCCGGAGCCCCCCAGGCACCGGTGGCGCTCGTCTTCGGCGCGGGGCTGGCGCCGGGCGCGGTGCCCTCCCCGGTCCTCGCGCAGCGGTTGGACGCGGCCATCGCCCTGTGGCGCCAGGGCAAGGTGGAGGCCCTGCTGGTGAGCGCGGACTCCTCGGCACCCTTCCATGACGAGACGCGCGCCATGCGCCGCTACCTGCTGGAGCGAGGCGTGCCGGACACCGCGGTGATGGGCGACGAGGCCGGGCTGTCCACCTATGACAGCTGCCTGCGCGCGCACACCGTGTTCGGCGCGCGCCGGGCGCTGCTCGTCACCCAGCGCTTCCACCTGTCCCGAGCGCTCTTCATCGCCAACTCGGTGGGCATCGATGCCTGGGGCGTGGCGGCGGACGAAGGCCGCCCCACCCCGTGGCGCTACACGCTGCGAGAGACGCTGTCCCGCGTGCTGGCGCTGTCCATGGTGCTGCTCGAGGTGGAGCCCACCTTCCCCGCCGGCGGCGCGAGCCCGACTCCTCCGCGTTAG